The DNA sequence GCCAAGGCCGAGGCCGTCGAGGCTCCGGTCGCGGCCAAGGGTCACGAGTCGGCCGCGCACGACGTGCGCGACGCCGACGCCCGCGGGTACCGCAAGGCGCGCCGCGGTTACGTGACCAGCGACAAGATGGACAAGACCATCGTCGTCGAGGTCGAGGACCGCGTGAAGCACCCGCTGTACGGCAAGGTCATCCGCCGCACCTCCAAGGTGAAGGCGCACGACGAGACCAACTCCGCCGGCATCGGCGACCTCGTCCTCATCAACGAGACCCGCCCGCTGAGCGCCACGAAGCGCTGGCGCCT is a window from the Microbacterium lacus genome containing:
- the rpsQ gene encoding 30S ribosomal protein S17, with the translated sequence MAETKPAAPKKAAPKKTAAKAEAVEAPVAAKGHESAAHDVRDADARGYRKARRGYVTSDKMDKTIVVEVEDRVKHPLYGKVIRRTSKVKAHDETNSAGIGDLVLINETRPLSATKRWRLVEILEKAK